One Babesia bovis T2Bo chromosome 4 map unlocalized Chr4_1, whole genome shotgun sequence genomic window carries:
- a CDS encoding Dihydrouridine synthase (Dus) family protein, which translates to MIMEDDFWASIGRPRYVAAPMVNQSELPFRLLCRRYNVDLTYTPMLHGRIFVENEKYRAVHFQTSDDDRPLIAQVCGDDAGTITQAARLLKGHVSAVDLNLGCPQAIAKDGHYGSFLLDEPDLVTGIVSRVTREVGIAVTCKIRKVDKDSLQSTLNLCYSLEQSGCKALTVHGRHRSEKGTNVGAADWDAIRIIKSRLRIPVIANGGIETFADVERCLSYTGADAVMSSESLLERPYLFSGITYDHLDIMDEYLGIVRRYPDQSPCCIRGHAFKILFQHCQRHPEIRNRLTDAMSLDDFSSVVSYLRTVDLGMESYTHVEGSWYRRHRSAAGIVPNSSSGVNYDPVAFEGLGGLFGG; encoded by the exons ATGATAATGGAAGATGACTTTTGGGCCTCCATTGGTCGTCCTCGTTACGTTGCGGCTCCTATGGTCAACCAGAGTGAATTACCATTTCGTTTATTATGCCGACGATACAATGTTGATTTAACATACACTCCTATGCTTCACGGTCGCATATTCGTTGAGAATGAGAAGTACCGTGCAGTACACTTCCAGACATCTGATGATGATCGTCCATTGATTGCGCAAGTTTGCGGCGATGATGCTGGTACCATTACTCAGGCCGCTCGTTTATTAAAAGGGCATGTATCCGCTGTCGACCTTAACTTGGGTTGTCCTCAAGCCATTGCTAAAGACGGGCACTATGGCTCATTTCTTCTTGACGAGCCTGATTTGGTTAC TGGCATTGTAAGCCGTGTTACACGGGAGGTCGGCATTGCAGTGACTTGCAAAATTCGCAAGGTTGATAAAGACTCTTTACAATCTACGTTAAACCTATGTTACAGTTTAGAG CAAAGTGGATGTAAGGCTCTAACTGTCCACGGTCGTCACCGTTCTGAGAAGGGTACTAACGTTGGTGCTGCTGACTGGGATGCCATCCGCATTATTAAATCACGCTTGCGCATCCCGG TGATTGCCAATGGTGGCATTGAGACTTTTGCTGACGTCGAACGTTGTTTATCTTACACTGG TGCTGATGCTGTAATGTCTTCCGAATCGCTTTTGGAGCGGCCGTATTTATTTTCCGGTATTACATATGACCACCTCGACATAATGGACGAGTACCTGGGTATAGTTCGGCG GTATCCTGATCAATCGCCTTGCTGCATCCGTGGTCATGCATTTAAGATTTTATTTCAACACTGTCAGCGCCACCCTGAGATACGCAATCGTTTAACTGACGCTATGAGTTTGGATGACTTTTCCAGTGTTGTGAGTTACTTGCGTACTGTGGATCTAGGCATGGAGTCCTACACACACGTGGAAGGTTCGTGGTATCGTCGTCATCGCAGTGCTGCTGGTATTGTTCCTAACTCTAGTAGCGGTGTTAACTATGACCCTGTTGCTTTTGAGGGCCTAGGCGGTCTTTTTGGGGGGTGA
- a CDS encoding Prefoldin subunit family protein: protein MDAIVAKVNNLRQQYRDVAAAHSQLLTQHNECTAELQLVESDAKIYKSTGPVLTTQSKEDAIHTISKRIEYISSEIEEKTKLMSTLQESIESECKTLDNMGAQRAPNITGD from the exons ATGGATGCCATAGTTGCTAAGGTGAACAATTTGCGTCAGC AATACCGTGACGTTGCTGCGGCTCATTCGCAGTTGTTGACACAACACAATGAGTGCACTGCA GAGCTCCAGTTAGTGGAGTCCGATGCTAAGATATACAAGAGCACTGGCCCTGTACTTACTACTCAGAGCAAGGAAGACGCTATACATACGATATCTAAGCGTATAGAGTACATTAGCAGCGAGAT TGAGGAGAAGACAAAGCTGATGTCTACATTGCAGGAATCCATCGAATCGGAGTGCAAGACG CTTGACAACATGGGTGCTCAACGTGCTCCTAATATTACGGGAGATTAA